From a region of the Odoribacter splanchnicus DSM 20712 genome:
- a CDS encoding transposase: MTSSKHLLSMSRDKWSDKQKERAALLFELCPKIKEAYDLTDSLRSVFRSKVTKEVASDKLHCWYKKVAECTLRELKSARDLIMYREEHILNYFDNRSTNAAAESLNSKLKRFRAQLHGVSDYKFFIRL; this comes from the coding sequence ATAACAAGCAGCAAGCATCTGCTCTCAATGAGTAGGGACAAGTGGAGCGACAAACAGAAGGAACGTGCCGCGTTGCTATTTGAACTGTGCCCTAAAATCAAGGAGGCCTATGACCTGACGGACTCACTGCGGTCCGTGTTCCGCTCTAAAGTGACGAAGGAGGTGGCCAGCGATAAACTTCACTGTTGGTACAAGAAGGTTGCAGAGTGCACTCTAAGAGAGCTTAAGTCTGCAAGAGATTTGATTATGTATAGAGAGGAGCACATCTTGAATTACTTCGACAATCGCTCTACTAATGCAGCGGCGGAATCACTCAATTCCAAACTCAAGCGTTTTAGAGCACAATTGCATGGAGTGTCGGACTATAAGTTCTTCATAAGGCTCTAA
- a CDS encoding 3'-5' exonuclease: MQNFAAIDFETANNERSSVCSIGIVIVRGEEIVDTFYSLIKPEPEYYNYWCSQVHGLCSNDTTDAPIFPEVWKQIEPLIKGLPLVAHNKPFDESCLKAVFRVYQMDYPDYEFYDTLCASRQAFPELENHQLHTVAATCGYQLENHHHALADAEACAWIAREIL, translated from the coding sequence ATGCAGAATTTTGCAGCAATAGACTTTGAAACTGCCAACAACGAGCGTTCATCTGTTTGTTCGATAGGCATCGTGATAGTACGTGGTGAAGAGATTGTAGATACATTTTACTCTCTCATCAAGCCAGAACCAGAATACTATAATTATTGGTGCAGTCAGGTACATGGCTTGTGCAGCAATGATACAACTGATGCCCCAATATTTCCCGAAGTCTGGAAACAAATAGAGCCTCTGATTAAGGGACTGCCATTGGTAGCGCATAACAAGCCCTTTGATGAAAGTTGCCTAAAAGCAGTCTTTCGTGTCTATCAAATGGACTATCCCGATTATGAGTTCTATGATACGCTTTGTGCTTCTCGGCAAGCCTTCCCTGAGTTGGAGAACCATCAACTGCACACCGTAGCCGCTACCTGCGGCTATCAGTTGGAAAATCATCACCACGCATTGGCGGATGCAGAAGCCTGTGCTTGGATAGCAAGAGAAATATTATAA
- the rhuM gene encoding virulence protein RhuM/Fic/DOC family protein: MEKEYRHNNKVAIYRSADGETQLSVEIDKDTVWLNANQMAELFGRDSKTIRKHINNAIREELAGEVVVAKFATTTQHGAMEAKSQTHDVNFYNLDVIISVGYRVKSKNGVDFRRWANKVLKEYLVKGYAVNKSISERHYTELKQLVAVLSRTIRAQETLSSEDAVNLVEVISDYTYALDTLDKYDYQELSIERTTNEEKFHATYEGAMQAINELKNKFGGSKWFANEKDDSFKSSVGQIYQTFDGVELYPSVEEKAAMLLYLVVKNHSFSDGNKRIAAMLFLWFLDRNGILYSPNGGKRIADNTLVALTLMIAESRTEEKDVMVKVVVNLINKDNQ; this comes from the coding sequence ATGGAAAAGGAATATCGCCACAACAATAAAGTCGCAATCTATCGTTCTGCTGATGGAGAAACACAATTGAGCGTTGAGATAGACAAAGACACGGTATGGTTAAATGCCAACCAAATGGCAGAATTGTTTGGAAGGGATTCAAAAACCATCCGTAAACACATCAATAATGCAATTCGTGAAGAACTGGCAGGAGAAGTGGTTGTCGCAAAATTTGCGACAACCACTCAACATGGTGCAATGGAAGCTAAAAGTCAGACTCATGATGTGAATTTCTACAACCTGGATGTAATTATATCAGTCGGCTATCGCGTAAAGTCCAAAAATGGAGTCGATTTTCGCCGTTGGGCAAATAAGGTGTTAAAAGAATATTTGGTGAAAGGTTATGCCGTAAACAAATCCATATCAGAGCGACACTATACCGAATTAAAACAACTGGTTGCCGTATTAAGCAGAACAATTAGGGCACAAGAAACATTATCGTCAGAGGATGCTGTCAATCTGGTTGAAGTGATTTCTGATTATACATACGCCCTTGACACATTGGACAAATATGATTATCAAGAGTTATCTATAGAGCGAACCACAAATGAAGAAAAATTCCATGCTACTTACGAAGGAGCCATGCAAGCCATTAACGAACTGAAGAACAAGTTTGGCGGCAGCAAATGGTTTGCCAATGAAAAAGACGATTCCTTCAAAAGCAGTGTTGGGCAGATTTACCAGACCTTCGATGGTGTGGAACTCTATCCTTCCGTAGAGGAAAAAGCTGCTATGCTGTTATATCTTGTGGTGAAGAATCACTCCTTCAGTGATGGAAACAAGCGAATTGCAGCAATGCTCTTCCTTTGGTTTTTAGACAGAAACGGCATACTCTATTCACCTAATGGCGGAAAACGCATTGCTGACAACACACTTGTCGCATTAACTTTGATGATAGCAGAGAGCCGTACCGAGGAAAAAGATGTAATGGTGAAAGTGGTTGTAAACTTGATAAACAAAGATAATCAATAA
- a CDS encoding glycosyltransferase → MKKYSLPLEKLGIGFMPYLSLIVPVYNRPQEVQELLESLAAQDNRDFEIIIVEDGSTVRCDRIVEQYKSAIDIKYFFKENSGPGLSRNYGAERAEGKYVVFLDSDCIIPRQYTQVVRQACQEAGVDAFGGPDRAHDSFTNIQKAINYSMTSFFTTGGIRGQKQSMEKFHPRSFNMGFSQEVLKATGGFSGLRFGEDIDMSIRIMAAGFKTCLLPEAYVFHKRRTSFRKFFKQVYNSGMARINLYLLHPHSLKLVHFLPACFVIGCLLCLLGGIFFSWYCLLPLLLLIFVFFIDSWRLNKRIKVAFLSIVAAFIQLFAYGIGFIHAVFAALILKRPVKGMFVRNFYK, encoded by the coding sequence ATGAAAAAATATTCTTTACCTTTGGAAAAATTAGGAATTGGATTTATGCCTTATTTGTCATTGATCGTACCCGTATATAATCGTCCGCAAGAGGTTCAGGAATTGTTGGAAAGTCTGGCAGCTCAGGATAACCGTGATTTTGAAATCATTATTGTCGAAGATGGTTCGACAGTACGTTGTGACCGGATCGTGGAGCAGTATAAGTCTGCTATCGATATCAAGTATTTTTTTAAAGAAAATAGCGGACCTGGCCTGAGCCGGAATTATGGTGCCGAAAGAGCCGAAGGGAAATATGTGGTCTTTCTCGATTCGGATTGTATTATTCCCCGGCAATATACTCAGGTGGTACGGCAAGCTTGCCAGGAGGCCGGTGTAGATGCTTTCGGAGGACCCGACCGGGCACACGATTCTTTTACGAATATACAAAAAGCCATTAATTATTCGATGACCTCCTTTTTTACTACGGGAGGGATACGGGGACAAAAACAGTCGATGGAAAAATTTCATCCCCGGAGTTTTAACATGGGTTTTTCCCAGGAGGTGCTGAAAGCTACCGGGGGATTCTCCGGTCTGCGTTTTGGGGAGGATATCGATATGAGTATCCGCATCATGGCTGCCGGATTTAAAACCTGTCTGTTGCCCGAGGCCTATGTTTTTCATAAACGCCGCACCTCTTTCCGAAAGTTTTTCAAGCAGGTGTATAATTCGGGTATGGCCCGGATCAATCTGTACCTTTTACACCCCCATTCTTTGAAATTGGTGCATTTCCTGCCGGCTTGTTTTGTTATCGGTTGTTTGTTGTGCTTGTTGGGAGGGATATTTTTTTCTTGGTATTGCCTGCTTCCTTTGCTCTTATTAATATTTGTCTTTTTTATCGATTCTTGGCGGTTGAATAAAAGGATAAAGGTCGCGTTTTTGTCGATTGTGGCTGCTTTTATTCAGTTATTTGCCTATGGAATAGGTTTCATTCATGCCGTTTTTGCAGCTTTGATATTGAAAAGACCGGTGAAAGGCATGTTCGTGCGGAATTTCTATAAATAA
- a CDS encoding glycosyltransferase codes for MRFFGWEPVILTVENGEYPAIDPSLIQEIPDNIQVYKTKAFQPFQLYRMLTGKKGNTHNNANVFGQKDKTFIERLAKWIRLNLFIPDARIGWYAYAVKAAKKIIEQEHIDLIYSSSPPHSLQLIAQKIAKQNKIKWVADFRDPWSELVHYQSYKRTWLTRKIDSHFEKSVFRSADRLIAAANDYATCIKTHVDRKIEVIYNGYDPSDFPKPKSRNTEDFLITYTGELSEDRIPHALLRALSRLEHSNIKLQFIGNTCPELKQEIQRLNLGNKVILKPYMPHIASIAELQQSDLLLLVINQVANGKGIVPGKIFEYLGTRKPILCLGDPTGEAGEIIKTTNSGFCIAHHNEEEIFTLLSRLSSGVLPGLSFQTEQFERKNETGQLCDIFNTLVNKPS; via the coding sequence ATGAGGTTTTTCGGTTGGGAACCTGTTATATTAACTGTTGAAAACGGGGAATATCCGGCTATCGATCCTTCACTGATCCAAGAAATTCCGGATAACATACAGGTATATAAAACAAAAGCTTTCCAACCCTTCCAACTTTACCGGATGTTAACCGGTAAAAAAGGAAATACACATAATAATGCCAATGTTTTTGGCCAAAAGGATAAAACTTTCATTGAACGTTTAGCCAAATGGATACGCCTGAATTTATTCATTCCCGATGCCCGGATCGGATGGTATGCCTATGCAGTTAAAGCAGCAAAAAAAATCATCGAACAAGAGCACATCGATTTGATTTATTCTTCTTCTCCTCCACACAGTTTACAGCTTATAGCACAAAAAATAGCTAAACAGAATAAGATTAAATGGGTTGCAGATTTCAGGGATCCCTGGTCTGAATTGGTTCATTATCAATCTTACAAACGTACCTGGTTGACAAGAAAAATCGACAGTCATTTTGAAAAATCGGTTTTCCGTTCTGCCGACCGACTTATCGCTGCGGCCAACGACTACGCGACATGTATCAAAACACATGTCGACCGGAAAATCGAAGTCATCTATAACGGTTATGATCCGAGTGATTTCCCAAAGCCAAAGTCCAGGAACACAGAGGATTTCCTGATCACTTACACGGGGGAACTATCCGAGGACAGAATACCCCATGCTTTATTACGTGCTCTCAGCCGCTTAGAACATTCCAATATAAAATTACAATTTATCGGGAATACATGCCCGGAATTGAAACAGGAAATACAGCGGCTGAACCTGGGCAACAAAGTGATACTCAAACCTTATATGCCTCATATTGCTTCTATTGCAGAATTGCAACAATCCGATCTTTTGTTATTAGTGATCAATCAGGTCGCTAATGGCAAAGGTATTGTCCCCGGTAAAATTTTTGAATATTTAGGAACCCGTAAACCGATTCTTTGCTTAGGGGATCCCACAGGAGAAGCCGGTGAAATTATCAAAACCACGAATTCCGGGTTTTGTATCGCTCACCACAATGAAGAAGAAATTTTCACTTTATTGTCACGTCTTTCCTCAGGTGTTTTACCTGGCTTGAGCTTTCAAACCGAGCAATTCGAACGAAAAAATGAAACCGGACAATTATGTGATATTTTCAATACGTTAGTAAATAAGCCATCCTGA
- the wecC gene encoding UDP-N-acetyl-D-mannosamine dehydrogenase, whose translation MQKSVLFMGLGYIGLPTAALVADAGLQVTGVDINENVVNNINNCDISNQEPGLQEIVEKNIRNGRLKASLTPSPSDVFLIVVPTPFNEHHQPDISYVTAATRQIIPYLKKGDLYILESTSPVGTTQKMAQLIFSERPELEDQIFIAYCPERILPGNALYELKYNDRVIGGYTPESTRQAIAFYSHFVSGSLHSTNSPTAEMCKLVENSSRDVQIAFANELSIICDKAGINVWELIQLANKHPRVNILQPGAGVGGHCIAVDPYFITSDFPLESQLIGKAREINNYKAFWCAEKIKNTILTYQLENKRKPKVALMGLAFKADIDDLRESPAKYIAEKIVSEFPEACLIVEPNISQHPQFQLSETGYAYRQADIIAFLVAHKEFKTLPYDNSKLILDFCGIFKK comes from the coding sequence ATGCAGAAGTCAGTATTGTTTATGGGTCTAGGATATATCGGTCTCCCGACAGCAGCACTCGTCGCCGATGCAGGCCTACAAGTGACCGGAGTCGATATCAATGAAAATGTGGTCAATAATATCAATAACTGTGACATCAGCAATCAGGAGCCAGGTTTACAGGAAATTGTAGAGAAAAATATCCGGAACGGCCGTTTAAAAGCTTCTCTCACTCCCAGTCCGAGTGATGTGTTTCTGATCGTAGTTCCGACCCCGTTCAATGAACATCATCAGCCTGACATATCCTATGTCACTGCCGCAACACGTCAGATTATCCCCTACTTAAAGAAAGGAGACCTATATATTCTCGAATCGACCTCTCCCGTCGGTACCACTCAAAAAATGGCACAACTGATTTTCAGTGAACGTCCGGAGTTAGAAGATCAGATCTTTATCGCCTATTGTCCGGAACGCATTCTGCCCGGCAACGCTCTGTACGAACTCAAATACAATGACCGGGTCATCGGTGGTTATACGCCGGAATCGACCCGGCAGGCTATAGCGTTCTATTCCCATTTTGTCAGCGGCTCCTTACATTCCACTAATTCCCCTACAGCAGAAATGTGTAAGTTAGTGGAAAATTCCTCCCGGGATGTACAGATTGCTTTTGCAAACGAGCTCTCTATTATATGCGACAAAGCAGGGATTAATGTATGGGAATTGATCCAACTGGCCAACAAACATCCTCGTGTCAATATTCTTCAACCTGGCGCCGGAGTAGGTGGTCACTGTATTGCAGTCGATCCTTATTTCATCACCTCCGATTTTCCTTTAGAGTCGCAATTGATCGGAAAAGCCCGGGAAATTAATAATTACAAAGCATTCTGGTGTGCAGAAAAAATTAAAAATACGATTCTTACTTACCAGCTTGAAAATAAAAGAAAGCCGAAAGTAGCTTTGATGGGACTTGCTTTCAAGGCAGATATCGATGATTTACGGGAAAGTCCGGCAAAATATATCGCAGAAAAAATAGTGTCTGAATTTCCCGAAGCCTGTCTGATTGTCGAACCTAATATTTCGCAACACCCACAATTTCAATTGTCGGAAACCGGATACGCTTACCGACAGGCCGATATTATCGCTTTTCTGGTTGCTCATAAAGAGTTTAAAACACTTCCTTATGACAACAGTAAGCTTATCCTTGATTTCTGTGGAATATTCAAAAAATAA
- the wecB gene encoding non-hydrolyzing UDP-N-acetylglucosamine 2-epimerase has protein sequence MKKILFIFGTRPEAIKMAPLIKETGQSRSLGIEICVTGQHREMLDQVLKLFDICPDYDLNIMQPGQDLYDITSRILINLRDILQQSKPDLVLVHGDTTTSMAAALAAFYQQIPVGHIEAGLRTHQPYNPWPEEMNRQITGRIADWHFAPTQKARANLLAENCRPDHIFVTGNTVIDALLWINRKIEQDKTTQESLREQFNKLEIPSEKLENWKQQKRRLVLITGHRRENFGEGFMHICQAIKQLASQYPEVDFVYPVHLNPNVRQPVTEILGNSHSTPNIYLIPPLEYLPFVFLMGIAYFLLTDSGGIQEEAPGLGKPVLVMRETTERPEALEAGTAKLTGTRSEEIIRLASSLLDNPEEYTRMSQAVNPYGDGKAARYITGILEQIL, from the coding sequence ATGAAAAAAATCTTATTCATTTTCGGAACGCGTCCTGAAGCGATAAAGATGGCGCCATTAATCAAAGAAACCGGGCAAAGCCGTTCGCTCGGAATCGAAATCTGTGTAACAGGGCAACACCGGGAAATGTTAGATCAGGTTTTAAAACTTTTCGATATATGTCCTGATTACGATTTGAATATCATGCAACCGGGCCAGGATTTATATGATATTACGAGTAGAATTCTTATAAATTTACGGGATATATTGCAGCAGTCCAAGCCGGATCTGGTATTAGTACACGGAGATACGACAACCTCTATGGCTGCCGCTCTGGCTGCTTTTTATCAACAGATTCCTGTCGGCCACATCGAAGCGGGCCTTCGGACACATCAGCCTTATAATCCCTGGCCGGAAGAAATGAACCGGCAGATCACCGGCCGGATTGCCGACTGGCATTTTGCCCCGACACAGAAAGCCCGGGCAAATCTATTGGCAGAAAACTGTCGGCCCGATCACATCTTTGTCACCGGCAATACGGTTATCGATGCCCTATTGTGGATTAACCGAAAAATAGAACAGGACAAAACCACACAGGAAAGTTTAAGGGAACAATTCAACAAGCTGGAGATTCCATCAGAAAAATTAGAAAACTGGAAACAACAAAAAAGAAGATTAGTACTCATTACAGGGCACAGACGTGAAAACTTCGGTGAGGGTTTCATGCATATCTGTCAAGCGATCAAACAGCTGGCCAGCCAATATCCTGAAGTAGATTTCGTCTACCCTGTGCATTTGAACCCGAATGTACGCCAGCCGGTGACTGAAATACTGGGTAATTCTCATTCCACCCCCAATATTTACCTGATTCCCCCTTTAGAATATCTGCCCTTTGTCTTCCTGATGGGAATCGCTTATTTTTTATTGACCGATAGTGGAGGTATACAGGAAGAAGCTCCCGGTTTAGGAAAACCGGTACTCGTTATGCGTGAAACGACAGAACGCCCTGAAGCCTTGGAAGCAGGTACAGCCAAACTCACAGGAACCCGTTCCGAAGAGATTATCCGGCTAGCCTCTTCTCTGTTGGACAATCCTGAGGAATACACCCGCATGAGCCAAGCCGTAAACCCTTACGGAGACGGTAAGGCAGCCAGGTATATCACCGGTATTCTGGAACAGATTTTATAA